One Rhododendron vialii isolate Sample 1 chromosome 2a, ASM3025357v1 genomic region harbors:
- the LOC131311948 gene encoding internal alternative NAD(P)H-ubiquinone oxidoreductase A1, mitochondrial-like, with amino-acid sequence MALARLARTGFRRSGCAINNSANEKDVFFEGVLTRKCSSPCVENVLVSGNPSQLSNIRKTGQINFWSRGIRISPHSHFPQAERIVEESDPVHESPHYPTLEATKQGEKPRVVVLGTGWAACRFLKGLDTKIYDVVCISPRNHMVFTPLLASTAVGTLEFRSVAEPVGQIQTALSKDPNSFFYLASCMGVDTDKHEVYCETAGSNGLPQEPYQFKVAYDKLVIAAGAEPLTFGIKGVKEHAFFLREVYHAQEIRKKLLLNLMLSENPGITEEEKERLLHCVVIGGGPTGVEFSGELSDFIMRDVKDRYTHVKNYIRVTLIEANEILSSFDVSLRQYAQKHLTKSGVRLVKGVVKEVHPRKLVLSDGSDVPYGLLVWSTGVGPSEFVKSLNLPKSPGGRIGIDEWLRVPSVEDVFAVGDCAGFVEQTQRQVLPALAQVAEREGKYLVELFNKIGKQNGGKAFSAKDVSLGEPFVYNHLGSMASVGRYKALVDLRQTKDAKGVSLAGFLSWLIWRSAYLTRVVSWRNRFYVAVNWATTLVFGRDNSRI; translated from the exons ATGGCATTGGCAAGATTAGCAAGGACTGGCTTTAGGCGATCGGGATGTGCCATTAACAATTCCGCAAACGAGAAAGATGTCTTCTTTGAGGGTGTATTGACGCGAAAGTGTTCTTCACCTTGTGTTGAAAATGTTCTAGTCAGTGGCAATCCATCACAGCTTTCAAACATCAGGAAGACAGGTCAGATAAATTTCTGGAGTAGGGGAATAAGGATATCTCCGCACTCTCATTTTCCTCAGGCAGAGAGGATCGTTGAGGAATCTGATCCAGTGCATGAGAGTCCACATTATCCTACACTAGAAGCAACTAAACAGGGTGAAAAGCCTAGGGTTGTGGTCCTTGGCACCGGGTGGGCAGCATGTCGATTCCTTAAAGGGCTTGACACCAAAATATACGACGTGGTTTGCATTTCTCCGAGGAATCATATGGTGTTCACTCCTTTGCTTGCTTCAACAGCTGTTGGAACCCTGGAGTTTAGATCAGTTGCCGAGCCGGTTGGTCAGATTCAGACTGCACTTTCAAAGGACCCAAATTCCTTCTTTTACTTGGCGTCTTGCATGGGGGTTGACACAGATAAACATGAA GTGTACTGTGAGACAGCTGGCAGTAATGGACTTCCTCAGGAGCCTTACCAATTCAAAGTCGCATATGACAAGCTTGTCATTGCTGCTGGAGCTGAGCCTTTGACCTTTGGTATTAAGGGAGTGAAGGAACATGCTTTTTTCCTTCGAGAAGTATATCATGCACAGGAAATCAGGAAGAAGCTTCTCTTAAACCTTATGCTCTCTGAAAATCCAG GTATAACGGAGGAAGAAAAGGAGCGTCTGTTACATTGTGTTGTTATTGGAGGTGGCCCAACAGGAGTAGAGTTCAGTGGAGAATTGAGTGATTTCATCATGAGAGATGTCAAAGATCGATATACTCATGTGAAAAATTACATCCGTGTCACCCTCATTGAG GCAAATGAGATTTTGTCATCTTTTGATGTCAGCCTACGCCAATATGCCCAAAAACACTTAACCAAG AGTGGTGTTCGACTCGTGAAAGGTGTGGTGAAAGAGGTTCATCCCAGAAAGCTTGTTCTTAGTGATGGGAGTGATGTTCCTTACGGCCTCTTGGTCTGGTCAACTGGGGTTGGCCCCTCTGAGTTTGTGAAATCACTTAACCTTCCCAAATCCCCTGGTGGAAG AATTGGCATTGATGAATGGTTACGCGTTCCCTCGGTTGAAGATGTGTTCGCAGTTGGAGATTGTGCAGGTTTTGTTGAACAAACACAGAGGCAAGTGCTTCCAGCTCTAGCACAG GTTGCAGAAAGGGAAGGGAAGTACCTTGTGGAGTTGTTTAACAAAATTGGGAAGCAGAATGGTGGAAAGGCTTTCAGTGCAAAGGATGTTTCTTTGGGAGAGCCTTTTGTCTACAACCATCTCGGAAGCATGGCGTCCGTAGGCCGCTATAAGGCGCTGGTTGATCTTCGCCAGACCAAG GATGCAAAGGGAGTCTCCCTAGCAGGATTCCTAAGCTGGCTGATATGGCGCTCCGCTTACTTGACACGTGTTGTCAGCTGGAGGAACCGGTTTTACGTCGCCGTGAACTGGGCAACCACTCTAGTCTTTGGTAGAGATAACTCGAGGATCTGA